Proteins from one Armatimonadota bacterium genomic window:
- a CDS encoding LarC family nickel insertion protein, with product MRIGVLDCFSGVSGDMLLGALLHCGVEQHALEAQLRQLNVPGWSLHCEHVLKEGISGVRAGVLLEERDEGHGRRLSDIESILASSSLPVKTVARAVSTFRRLAGAEARIHGATVDDIHFHEVGAVDAIIDITGACIGFDLLGIERLYVTDIPMNRGWIECAHGTMPSPAPAALELLAGFVLRPDERRMELVTPTGAAVLAEFAVRDPLGGAQPPPVFRLELTGYGAGQRDTWIPNLLRMMIGEEVAVEQRVPSGGGPTSRKRPHGSGQHAGDAPAVDH from the coding sequence ATGCGGATCGGCGTACTTGACTGCTTTAGTGGCGTGAGCGGAGACATGCTACTGGGCGCGCTGCTCCATTGCGGTGTGGAACAGCACGCACTGGAGGCACAGTTGCGTCAATTGAACGTACCAGGCTGGTCACTCCACTGCGAGCATGTTCTGAAGGAAGGGATCTCCGGTGTGCGCGCCGGCGTTTTGCTGGAGGAGCGCGACGAAGGCCACGGTCGGCGGTTAAGCGATATCGAATCGATTCTTGCATCCAGCTCTCTGCCGGTGAAAACGGTGGCGCGTGCAGTGAGTACCTTTCGACGGCTCGCCGGCGCGGAGGCGCGAATTCACGGCGCCACGGTAGACGATATTCACTTTCACGAGGTCGGCGCTGTTGATGCAATTATCGACATCACCGGCGCATGCATTGGCTTCGACCTGCTAGGCATCGAGCGCTTGTACGTTACCGATATCCCGATGAACCGGGGCTGGATAGAGTGTGCGCACGGCACTATGCCCTCTCCCGCACCGGCCGCGCTGGAGTTGCTGGCGGGCTTCGTCCTGCGGCCCGATGAACGACGAATGGAGCTCGTGACGCCAACCGGAGCAGCCGTATTGGCAGAATTCGCCGTACGTGACCCTCTGGGCGGGGCACAGCCACCACCTGTATTCCGGCTGGAGCTCACGGGCTATGGCGCCGGCCAGCGCGACACCTGGATACCGAACCTGCTGCGAATGATGATCGGCGAGGAGGTGGCCGTGGAGCAACGAGTTCCCTCCGGCGGCGGTCCGACCTCGAGGAAGCGGCCCCACGGATCCGGCCAGCACGCCGGCGATGCGCCCGCTGTGGACCACTGA
- the hemW gene encoding radical SAM family heme chaperone HemW, translating into MLPPRKPRRAVYVHIPFCSRRCPYCDFNVYVAKPGSSFIEGVIDAICSDIGATQMESSEPVAADTIFFGGGTPSYVAPYQLAQVMAAVLARFEVAHDAEISLEANPSSADRARFAEIRSIGFNRINIGVQSFDDRLLGAIGRDHTGSDAVRSMNDARAAGFQTVGLDLMYRLPGQSLSDWSAALTTAVELGPEHVSCYSLTVEPHTRFARLARQGSIALPDEDCDAEMYEMARDRLNDAGLLQYEVSNFAKSRHRCRHNMTYWNNGEYMGFGPGAVGYIRGRRLKREPRVRHYVEATRSGIGIISESEMLPPERALGETLMVGLRTVDGVDLADLTQRFGVDPRLVYRDGINRIVSRGLARQVGTRLLPTPQGIMLANVVALEFV; encoded by the coding sequence ATGCTTCCGCCCCGCAAACCGCGCCGAGCCGTATACGTACACATCCCTTTCTGTTCACGCCGCTGTCCCTATTGCGACTTCAACGTCTATGTGGCAAAGCCGGGGTCTTCCTTCATTGAAGGCGTTATTGATGCCATCTGCTCGGATATCGGGGCGACGCAGATGGAGAGCAGTGAACCTGTTGCAGCCGATACGATCTTCTTCGGCGGCGGCACACCATCTTACGTAGCGCCATACCAACTGGCGCAGGTTATGGCTGCCGTCCTCGCTCGATTCGAGGTGGCGCACGATGCGGAGATCAGCCTCGAGGCCAACCCATCGAGCGCAGACCGGGCCCGTTTCGCGGAAATCCGGTCGATCGGCTTCAATCGCATCAACATCGGCGTCCAGAGCTTCGACGACCGCTTGCTAGGGGCCATTGGACGGGATCACACCGGCAGCGACGCGGTTCGCTCGATGAATGACGCGCGTGCGGCCGGATTCCAGACCGTGGGCCTCGACTTGATGTACCGCCTGCCAGGTCAGTCACTCTCTGACTGGTCCGCCGCGCTGACCACGGCCGTTGAGCTTGGCCCGGAGCATGTCTCGTGCTACTCGCTCACCGTAGAGCCGCATACCCGCTTCGCGCGCCTGGCGCGCCAGGGTTCTATAGCGTTGCCCGATGAGGATTGTGACGCCGAAATGTACGAAATGGCGCGAGACCGCCTGAACGACGCCGGTCTGCTGCAGTATGAAGTGAGCAACTTCGCGAAAAGTAGGCACAGGTGCCGGCACAATATGACCTATTGGAACAACGGTGAGTATATGGGCTTCGGCCCCGGCGCCGTCGGTTACATCCGCGGGCGCCGACTCAAGCGTGAGCCGCGCGTCCGCCACTACGTGGAGGCGACACGGAGCGGAATCGGCATCATCTCGGAGAGTGAGATGCTGCCACCAGAACGCGCATTGGGCGAGACGTTGATGGTGGGGCTGCGGACCGTGGATGGGGTGGACCTTGCCGACCTGACGCAGCGGTTCGGAGTGGATCCACGCCTGGTCTACCGCGACGGAATCAACCGCATCGTTTCACGCGGGTTGGCCAGGCAGGTCGGGACGCGTCTGCTTCCAACACCGCAGGGCATCATGCTGGCGAACGTGGTCGCACTCGAGTTTGTGTAG
- a CDS encoding histidine--tRNA ligase has product MRYTAPPYMNDVLPHEPVREPWLHTARWRAAESRFRAICQQWGYREIRTPIVEQTELFTRSIGGETDIVSKEMFSFEDRGGRGLTLKPEGTAGVVRAALEHGLLNVAPVTRLWYISPAFRYERGQRGRYRQHHQLGVEVFGAGGPEIDAEVILLALAFYASVGIPTLPVRINSLGTPESRAIYREALRDFIRPNLDKLSEEGRRRFEVNPLRMLDTKSAGDLELLQGAPALLDCLDAGSRDHFDELQALLRAEQTPFIVDPHLVRGFDYYTRTAFEIAGEGLGAQNALGGGGRYDGLVQECGGPQTPAIGFGLGLERLLISLNQLDISLPVEDENIDAFIVVLSESQEVWRAAFGLQQAIRRAGLAAGMCYHARKFKAQMKAADLAGARYTVLLGDDEFRRGTVAIRKQETHQQADIATHEAVTELKRLLSKPGSQTEGS; this is encoded by the coding sequence ATGCGCTATACCGCCCCGCCGTACATGAACGACGTGCTGCCGCACGAGCCGGTTCGTGAGCCATGGCTGCATACGGCCCGGTGGCGTGCTGCCGAATCGCGGTTTCGGGCAATCTGCCAGCAGTGGGGCTACCGCGAGATCCGTACGCCCATTGTTGAGCAGACCGAGCTCTTTACGCGCAGTATTGGTGGCGAAACCGATATTGTAAGCAAGGAGATGTTCTCCTTTGAAGATCGCGGCGGCCGGGGACTGACGCTCAAGCCGGAAGGCACTGCGGGCGTTGTGCGCGCCGCGCTGGAGCATGGCTTGCTGAATGTCGCGCCGGTGACCCGCCTGTGGTACATCTCGCCGGCATTCCGGTACGAACGCGGTCAGCGGGGCAGGTATCGCCAGCACCATCAGTTGGGCGTTGAGGTATTTGGTGCCGGCGGCCCGGAGATCGATGCGGAAGTCATTCTGCTCGCTTTGGCGTTTTATGCAAGTGTCGGCATTCCCACCCTGCCGGTGCGCATCAATTCGCTGGGTACACCGGAGTCCCGCGCAATCTATCGGGAAGCGCTTCGCGACTTCATCCGGCCAAACCTCGACAAACTCAGCGAAGAGGGTCGCAGGCGTTTTGAAGTAAATCCGCTTCGGATGCTCGATACAAAGAGCGCCGGCGACCTGGAGCTTCTTCAGGGCGCGCCTGCCCTGCTGGATTGTCTGGACGCCGGCAGTCGAGACCACTTCGATGAACTCCAGGCGTTACTGCGCGCAGAACAAACGCCATTCATTGTGGATCCGCATCTGGTGCGCGGCTTCGACTACTATACGCGCACCGCATTTGAGATAGCCGGCGAAGGGCTGGGCGCACAGAATGCTCTCGGCGGAGGAGGGCGCTACGACGGACTGGTTCAGGAGTGTGGCGGGCCGCAAACGCCGGCGATCGGGTTTGGTTTGGGGCTCGAGCGCTTGTTGATCTCGCTCAATCAACTTGATATTTCGCTCCCGGTGGAAGACGAAAACATCGATGCCTTCATCGTAGTGCTAAGCGAGTCACAGGAGGTCTGGCGCGCTGCCTTTGGATTGCAGCAGGCAATTCGGCGCGCCGGGTTGGCCGCAGGAATGTGTTACCACGCCCGCAAGTTCAAGGCACAAATGAAGGCGGCTGACCTTGCCGGCGCCCGCTATACGGTACTGTTGGGTGACGACGAGTTCCGTCGCGGTACCGTAGCGATAAGGAAGCAAGAGACACATCAGCAAGCCGATATTGCGACACATGAGGCCGTTACGGAACTCAAACGGCTGCTGAGCAAACCGGGCAGCCAAACGGAGGGCAGCTGA
- a CDS encoding A/G-specific adenine glycosylase: MIQSATAISRRLTAWYDASGLKSPFAGMSAYAIWVSEVMLQQTQMQTALPYHERFMARFPTVDALATAPVQEVLAVWSGLGYYARARKLHAAAGQVWREYGGRLPEDLAALRRLPGVGAYTAGAVASQAFGVQAAAVDANAARALCRLYAVDGDPKTPRTARELWRLAADLVPDENPGQFNVALMVFGARVCRPKNPVCTSCVVSEYCRAHLAGQTAHYPTVGRRQKTSHQMHAAGLLQDEAGRALLVCRPEDGLWGGMWELPRAVQEAGESPYDAAARAVLELTGIRAQPVRTFGTIKHSVMNCRITLTGVALQQSEMRRGAPVSPRSSEWIPLADATSRALPAPQKRLLELAASMASPNRSKEGMAR; the protein is encoded by the coding sequence ATGATACAATCCGCAACTGCCATATCCAGGCGCTTGACGGCCTGGTACGATGCATCCGGCCTCAAGTCTCCGTTTGCCGGGATGAGCGCTTATGCCATCTGGGTATCCGAAGTCATGCTTCAGCAAACGCAGATGCAAACTGCTCTGCCGTACCACGAGCGCTTCATGGCGCGATTTCCCACCGTTGACGCCCTGGCTACAGCGCCGGTTCAAGAGGTGCTCGCAGTGTGGTCCGGTCTTGGCTACTATGCGCGTGCTCGGAAGCTGCATGCGGCGGCAGGCCAGGTTTGGCGGGAGTATGGCGGCAGACTTCCCGAAGACCTCGCGGCTCTTCGTCGCCTCCCCGGTGTCGGCGCATATACCGCCGGTGCGGTAGCCTCGCAAGCTTTCGGTGTTCAGGCGGCCGCCGTGGATGCAAACGCGGCGAGAGCGCTGTGCCGTCTGTACGCTGTGGATGGCGATCCCAAAACGCCCAGGACCGCACGTGAGCTTTGGCGGTTGGCTGCAGACTTGGTGCCGGATGAGAATCCGGGCCAGTTCAATGTAGCGCTTATGGTATTTGGAGCGCGAGTGTGCCGTCCGAAGAATCCGGTCTGCACCTCATGCGTGGTGAGCGAATACTGCCGGGCCCATCTTGCGGGACAGACCGCACACTATCCGACGGTAGGCCGGCGGCAGAAGACATCGCACCAGATGCACGCGGCCGGGCTTTTGCAGGATGAAGCGGGCCGAGCGCTGCTGGTGTGCCGCCCGGAAGATGGTCTGTGGGGCGGAATGTGGGAGTTACCACGGGCGGTGCAGGAGGCTGGCGAATCCCCGTATGATGCCGCTGCGCGCGCCGTATTGGAGCTGACGGGAATTCGAGCGCAGCCGGTGAGGACGTTTGGCACGATAAAGCACAGCGTAATGAACTGTCGCATCACTCTGACCGGTGTAGCACTGCAGCAGTCCGAAATGCGCCGGGGGGCACCGGTATCTCCGCGTTCCTCCGAGTGGATTCCACTGGCGGACGCCACGTCGCGCGCGCTTCCTGCACCGCAGAAGCGACTGTTGGAACTTGCGGCCTCAATGGCGTCGCCGAACCGTAGTAAAGAAGGTATGGCGAGATGA
- a CDS encoding ornithine cyclodeaminase family protein, whose product MALYLTEADVGSVLTMPDVVTAVRDAVHHAAAGQTICQPRRRLRMPRGTYHQMAAVDLQTGMFCQKCYTAFRDGVRFLVLLYSSETGELLSLMEADLLGRLRTGAATGIATAAMAPQSDSLRLAIFGCGAQASTQLAAVCCTCRVDSVVCIGRSAERAADFALRMERQLDLPVRVGLNAEEAVSAADVLITATSARDPVLFGAWLKPGQHINAVGSNILSRRELDLEAVRRCDNVTVDSVEQAKLEAGDLLEPAERGILRWDTVSELADVVSGKQTGRLNQTDITLFKSCGVALEDTAAATLAFKMARQRGLGTEIAPP is encoded by the coding sequence ATGGCCCTCTATCTTACCGAGGCTGACGTTGGATCGGTGTTGACGATGCCGGACGTTGTGACAGCCGTCCGTGATGCGGTGCACCACGCGGCGGCCGGACAGACCATCTGCCAGCCGCGGCGGCGCCTCCGCATGCCGCGTGGCACCTATCATCAGATGGCAGCGGTTGATCTGCAAACCGGCATGTTTTGCCAAAAGTGCTATACGGCATTTCGCGACGGTGTGCGTTTTCTGGTTCTACTGTACAGCAGCGAAACCGGGGAGCTGCTCAGCCTCATGGAGGCGGACCTGCTGGGTCGGCTCAGAACAGGAGCCGCTACAGGCATCGCAACAGCTGCGATGGCGCCGCAGAGCGACTCCCTCCGCCTTGCCATTTTCGGATGCGGCGCTCAGGCGAGCACGCAACTGGCCGCGGTGTGCTGCACGTGCCGCGTGGACTCGGTGGTCTGCATTGGGCGTTCCGCCGAACGCGCGGCCGACTTCGCTCTGAGAATGGAGCGCCAGCTTGACCTGCCGGTACGAGTGGGATTGAATGCGGAGGAGGCTGTAAGCGCCGCCGATGTGCTGATTACAGCCACAAGCGCGCGGGATCCCGTTCTGTTTGGAGCATGGCTGAAACCCGGGCAACATATCAACGCAGTTGGCAGCAACATACTCTCGAGGCGTGAGTTGGACCTGGAAGCTGTAAGGCGATGCGACAACGTGACGGTAGATTCGGTCGAGCAGGCGAAACTCGAGGCCGGCGACCTGCTTGAGCCCGCGGAGCGTGGCATTCTGCGCTGGGACACGGTAAGCGAGCTGGCAGATGTTGTCAGCGGCAAGCAGACCGGCCGCCTGAACCAAACTGATATAACTCTGTTCAAATCGTGCGGAGTTGCGCTGGAGGATACGGCCGCAGCTACGCTGGCGTTCAAAATGGCCCGGCAGCGCGGACTCGGCACCGAGATCGCGCCACCGTAA
- a CDS encoding response regulator — MSSADVKRSHDAATAPAKPGRAIGTPLSSFELDAATAAAMDELADALGLDRLIALSVVDRERVLLCARAVGIPDSSVMGMRIELADAPGLEAVERSGEIVTWQDAERIPAPLNRWLNGESVVIPLRLGGRSRSLLVGQLRHGISSRSERWLARARTEARFATMLVELVRTAAAYRSEVDLRQNTREIAAHILEGRGLPDVASLVIDAICKQLAVSNAVFLLRRDDGTFEPIRSIGVVDAIAEPLGQFILGPTSGSREVATRLPVRVHEVATDTRVPAALRTQMEAESLQSLLALVMHVGSTVNGVVAVFSETSRVFTPAELTTFQIFVDQATLAVEFAQLLSRQRELATMAERSRLAREMHDTVAQSIIGVLTHLQTLRTDCTQLHSEPPAALLTAIREAQKALAETRRAIQGLQPQELEQMDLTHAIQAATRGFEQRTSMPVLMNVDGREPDLRPEVRSTLLRICQESLANIQQHAHARRVRLRLEFGAAGAHLTIEDDGVGFDPEGNAPGEREPGYGLEGMAERARLTGGTLQVESRPGWGTRVTCVIPYRNTPSVPLRGAQHPQTRNDVTSHETHPAGAVVRVIVVDDHTVTREGIRSLIETSGDIEVIAEAENGLEAVGLAEELEPDLVLMDLQMPVMDGIEATRRIRALNPNLPVVILSTFAGEARIRDALAAGAIGYLLKDSEPEELVSAIRAAVQREVVLSPELASRIASQSEPEILLNPRETEILSELAKGARNKEIAGHLFIAPSTVEYHLSNLFAKLGVTNRTEAVRVGMQRRLLAPPEADG; from the coding sequence ATGAGTTCCGCCGACGTCAAGCGCTCGCACGATGCCGCAACCGCTCCCGCGAAGCCCGGCCGTGCGATAGGTACGCCGCTATCCAGTTTTGAACTGGATGCAGCGACTGCCGCAGCGATGGACGAACTCGCGGATGCCCTCGGCCTGGATCGCCTCATTGCGCTTTCGGTGGTTGACAGGGAGCGGGTTCTGCTGTGCGCCAGAGCCGTCGGCATCCCGGATTCTTCGGTGATGGGCATGCGGATCGAGCTCGCAGATGCGCCTGGCCTGGAAGCCGTTGAACGCTCTGGGGAAATCGTTACCTGGCAAGATGCGGAGAGGATTCCAGCGCCGTTGAATCGCTGGCTGAATGGCGAGAGTGTTGTGATACCACTCCGCCTGGGTGGTCGGTCGCGAAGCTTGCTGGTCGGGCAGCTGCGCCACGGTATCTCGTCTCGGTCGGAGCGGTGGCTGGCTCGCGCTCGGACGGAAGCTCGTTTCGCCACCATGCTGGTCGAATTGGTCCGCACCGCGGCCGCATACCGGTCGGAAGTCGATCTCCGCCAGAATACGCGCGAAATTGCGGCGCACATTCTGGAAGGTCGCGGCCTACCGGACGTAGCGTCATTGGTTATAGATGCTATATGTAAACAGCTTGCCGTGTCAAACGCTGTCTTTCTGCTTCGTCGCGATGACGGGACGTTTGAACCGATCCGCAGTATTGGTGTCGTCGACGCCATCGCAGAGCCGTTGGGGCAGTTCATACTGGGTCCCACTTCCGGCTCGCGCGAAGTCGCCACGCGCCTGCCGGTGCGTGTCCACGAAGTGGCCACCGACACGCGGGTGCCGGCCGCGCTTCGTACGCAGATGGAAGCGGAGAGCCTCCAGTCGCTGTTGGCGCTGGTGATGCACGTCGGAAGTACGGTCAATGGCGTCGTTGCGGTGTTCTCTGAAACGAGCCGTGTCTTCACACCCGCCGAACTGACCACGTTTCAGATTTTTGTCGATCAGGCGACCCTGGCAGTAGAGTTCGCGCAACTGCTGAGCCGGCAGCGTGAACTGGCAACCATGGCTGAGCGCAGCCGGCTGGCGCGCGAAATGCACGACACAGTCGCGCAGTCGATAATTGGCGTCCTCACGCATTTGCAGACACTTCGGACAGACTGCACGCAATTGCATTCTGAGCCACCCGCAGCTCTGTTGACGGCGATACGAGAGGCACAGAAGGCGCTGGCAGAAACCCGTCGCGCCATCCAGGGCCTGCAGCCGCAGGAACTGGAACAGATGGACCTGACGCACGCCATTCAGGCTGCAACTCGCGGCTTTGAACAGCGGACCAGCATGCCGGTACTCATGAACGTTGATGGCCGCGAACCGGATTTGCGGCCCGAAGTTAGAAGTACGCTACTGCGCATATGCCAGGAGAGCCTGGCGAACATTCAGCAGCACGCACACGCGCGGCGTGTACGGCTTCGTCTGGAGTTCGGCGCAGCAGGAGCGCATCTTACCATCGAGGATGATGGCGTAGGCTTCGATCCGGAAGGGAATGCGCCGGGCGAACGAGAGCCCGGCTACGGCCTGGAAGGTATGGCGGAGCGTGCCAGGCTGACAGGTGGCACCTTGCAGGTAGAGAGCAGGCCCGGCTGGGGGACACGAGTCACCTGCGTTATCCCGTACCGCAATACCCCGTCGGTGCCGCTGCGTGGTGCGCAGCATCCTCAAACACGAAACGATGTGACGAGCCACGAAACGCACCCGGCTGGCGCAGTGGTGCGCGTCATTGTTGTCGATGACCACACCGTAACCCGTGAAGGGATCCGGTCGCTCATCGAGACGAGCGGAGATATCGAGGTAATTGCCGAGGCGGAGAACGGCCTCGAGGCTGTCGGCCTGGCCGAGGAGCTTGAACCCGACCTGGTGCTGATGGACCTTCAGATGCCGGTGATGGACGGTATCGAAGCTACACGTCGTATTCGGGCGCTGAATCCAAACCTCCCAGTCGTGATTCTAAGCACTTTTGCAGGAGAAGCCCGTATACGTGACGCGTTAGCGGCCGGCGCCATCGGCTACCTGCTGAAGGATTCCGAGCCCGAAGAGCTCGTCTCGGCGATTCGCGCCGCCGTCCAGCGCGAAGTGGTGCTGTCGCCGGAGCTCGCCAGCCGGATCGCCAGCCAATCGGAGCCGGAGATACTTCTCAATCCCCGTGAGACCGAGATTCTGTCTGAACTGGCAAAGGGCGCTCGCAACAAGGAGATCGCCGGCCACCTCTTTATCGCCCCCAGCACCGTGGAGTACCATCTGAGTAACCTGTTTGCAAAGCTCGGCGTAACCAACCGGACCGAGGCCGTACGGGTTGGCATGCAGCGCCGTCTGCTGGCCCCGCCGGAAGCGGACGGATAG
- the secD gene encoding protein translocase subunit SecD, giving the protein MPKTQHRALLVFILALAVASIWVSFSKKIRVWYGLDIQGGVRAVLAPEIDVFNKEHLKDGKTWSADNLEAVRRILENRVNFQGVSEPVITTRPQDNQIVVELPGLKNEQQALQELQSTANLQFYLLPELGNKNNTRPATWSVRDQADSTGQKTETLIDNTTGQPVTPAQLDAMVFSRDPIVTGSDLLPNCRAEINAASASPDITFQFNSKGSGIFEQTTRAHIGDYLAIFLDKKLLTAPTIDSVIPGQGIIQGNFTLESAKALADQLNAGALPVPLQLLEVRKVEATLGREAVKATEMAGLIGLGLVLLVMLLYYRVPGLLADAALILYTFFSFALFKLWPVTLTLPGIAGFILSIGMAVDANILIFERTKEELRAGKTLNKAIDEGFRRAFTAIFDSNTCTVITCLVLYYFGTGPIRGFALTLGLGVALSMFTAITVTRTFLFTLVSLGIGQSERAYGLNVHWDPGWRVMSRKWLWLGFSGLVIIPGLAFWGMGGIKRSIDFQGGTELDVPFASRHSPTQIEQTLAKLSPRYKDCRVVVSDQGVGSAAGSILAYVTIEKVSDAQRQAIIDTLTQQVGPLVAGQSVQYATVSGVISRQLTIDAIKAVIVASLLIVLFLAFRFSIGGFLEGLKYGTCAIIALLHDVLVVWGSFAILGYFLNWQIDSLFVTAMLTVIGFSVHDTIIVFDRIRENLHNRQKGETFGELADRSINQTIARSVNTSFTVILTLTALFLFGGNTIHQFVAALIIGIISGTYSSIFNASVLLVMWKQRDVATAAAAASAISRTVGGRSGRSTVGDRALVSPQRPVDPRVAPAADDANGEPRSDPGAGSRLGSRKQPVRRRRM; this is encoded by the coding sequence TTGCCGAAAACGCAGCACCGCGCGCTCCTGGTATTCATCCTGGCGCTGGCGGTTGCATCGATATGGGTTTCATTTTCGAAGAAAATACGTGTTTGGTACGGCCTCGATATTCAGGGTGGTGTTCGCGCCGTCCTGGCGCCCGAAATCGACGTGTTCAACAAGGAGCACCTAAAGGACGGCAAGACCTGGAGTGCGGACAATCTGGAGGCGGTGCGCCGGATTCTGGAGAATCGCGTCAATTTCCAGGGCGTCTCCGAACCGGTCATCACCACAAGGCCCCAGGATAATCAGATCGTCGTTGAGCTGCCCGGCCTGAAGAATGAGCAGCAGGCGCTGCAGGAGCTGCAATCCACAGCCAATCTCCAGTTCTACCTGCTGCCGGAACTCGGCAACAAAAACAACACCCGTCCCGCTACGTGGAGCGTCCGCGATCAGGCCGACAGTACCGGCCAAAAGACGGAAACCCTCATCGACAATACTACCGGTCAGCCGGTTACCCCGGCGCAGCTGGATGCGATGGTGTTCAGCCGCGATCCAATTGTCACGGGCAGCGATCTGCTGCCGAATTGCCGGGCCGAGATCAATGCAGCCTCAGCAAGCCCGGATATCACGTTTCAATTCAACTCAAAAGGGTCCGGTATATTCGAGCAGACTACCAGGGCGCACATTGGCGACTACCTCGCAATCTTCCTTGATAAGAAGCTGCTCACAGCACCAACCATCGACAGTGTTATTCCCGGCCAGGGCATCATCCAGGGTAATTTCACGCTGGAGAGCGCCAAGGCGCTGGCAGATCAGCTGAATGCCGGTGCACTGCCTGTTCCGCTTCAATTGCTCGAGGTGCGCAAGGTAGAGGCTACGCTTGGCCGCGAAGCAGTGAAGGCCACGGAAATGGCCGGCCTGATCGGCCTGGGTCTGGTACTCCTGGTTATGCTGCTCTACTACCGCGTGCCGGGCCTTTTGGCGGATGCCGCGCTCATTCTCTATACGTTTTTCTCCTTCGCGCTCTTCAAGCTGTGGCCAGTGACGCTCACCTTGCCGGGCATCGCAGGGTTTATCCTCTCCATTGGTATGGCTGTGGATGCCAACATCCTTATCTTTGAACGCACAAAGGAGGAGTTGCGCGCCGGCAAAACACTCAACAAAGCCATTGATGAAGGCTTCCGCCGCGCCTTTACCGCGATCTTCGACTCAAACACCTGTACGGTAATTACATGCCTCGTGCTGTACTACTTCGGTACCGGTCCAATTCGCGGCTTCGCGCTCACCCTGGGCCTCGGCGTGGCGCTGAGCATGTTCACCGCCATCACCGTGACGCGGACGTTCCTGTTTACGCTGGTCTCGCTGGGTATCGGTCAGAGCGAACGGGCGTACGGTCTGAATGTGCACTGGGACCCGGGCTGGCGCGTTATGAGCCGCAAATGGCTCTGGCTTGGGTTCTCCGGTCTCGTCATCATCCCGGGCCTGGCTTTCTGGGGAATGGGCGGTATCAAGCGCAGTATCGACTTCCAGGGTGGCACCGAGTTGGATGTACCATTTGCTTCACGCCACTCCCCAACGCAAATCGAGCAGACGCTGGCGAAACTCAGTCCGCGGTACAAAGACTGTCGCGTCGTGGTGTCGGACCAGGGAGTGGGCTCGGCAGCCGGTTCGATTCTGGCGTACGTAACCATCGAGAAGGTCAGCGATGCACAGCGCCAGGCGATTATCGACACGCTCACGCAGCAGGTAGGTCCGCTGGTGGCGGGGCAATCCGTTCAATACGCAACGGTTAGCGGTGTCATCAGCCGGCAGCTGACCATCGATGCCATAAAGGCTGTTATCGTGGCCTCGCTGCTGATCGTACTGTTTCTGGCATTCCGGTTCTCGATCGGTGGGTTCCTGGAGGGCCTCAAGTACGGTACCTGCGCAATCATCGCGCTGCTCCACGATGTATTAGTGGTATGGGGCTCGTTTGCGATCCTCGGCTATTTTCTGAATTGGCAAATCGACAGCCTCTTTGTTACGGCGATGCTCACCGTCATCGGGTTCTCGGTGCACGATACGATTATCGTCTTCGACCGTATCCGCGAGAACCTTCACAATCGGCAGAAGGGTGAGACCTTCGGAGAATTGGCGGATCGCAGTATCAACCAGACGATTGCCCGGTCGGTGAACACTTCGTTCACGGTAATCTTGACCCTCACCGCCCTGTTTCTTTTCGGCGGCAACACAATCCATCAGTTTGTAGCCGCGTTGATTATCGGAATAATCAGCGGCACCTACTCGTCCATCTTCAACGCCAGCGTGCTGCTGGTGATGTGGAAACAGCGCGATGTGGCTACAGCGGCTGCAGCCGCTTCGGCGATCTCGCGCACCGTTGGCGGCAGATCGGGCCGCTCCACGGTTGGAGACAGGGCACTGGTAAGTCCGCAACGGCCCGTGGATCCACGCGTGGCTCCAGCAGCGGATGACGCAAACGGCGAGCCACGGTCCGACCCGGGAGCCGGATCGCGGCTGGGGTCGCGCAAACAGCCCGTTCGGCGACGCAGGATGTAA